Proteins from a single region of Heterodontus francisci isolate sHetFra1 chromosome 29, sHetFra1.hap1, whole genome shotgun sequence:
- the LOC137345706 gene encoding probable G-protein coupled receptor 139, whose amino-acid sequence MEDDYTKGTGSGGGVGLCSGLFSLLSLTVNLLAIVILSRGKCGLSTCTTRYLVAMATADLLVINTEVILWRIIYNYFPGSFLRVTPVCSTIVVLCRAAADCSVWFTVTFSFDRFVAICCQKLKTKYCTNKTATVVLATTCILLCLRNIPMYFVYEPRSIINNLPWGCYIKPSYFTEPGWVGFDWFDKVLTPLSPFALILLLNALTVRHILVASRVRKGLRGQSKGENHSDPEMESRRKSVILLFTISGSFILLWLINVIEFLYYNIAGRDPGYYNNSEYIFQQVGFMLLNLSCCTNTFIYGATQSKFREQVKSAVKYPVTSIIQLINNLNN is encoded by the exons ATGGAGGATGACTACACTAAAGGCActgggagtggcggaggtgtgggcTTGTGCTCGGG tctcttttcccttctctctcttacagttaatttactggcgattgtgatcctgtcccggggaaagtgcggcctctccacctgcaccactcgctacctggtggccatggcaacggcggatctactggtcattaacactgaggtcatactgtggcgGATCATTTATaattatttcccgggatcttttCTGCgtgtcacccctgtgtgtagtactATCGTTGTCCTGTGTCGTGCAgccgcagactgttctgtctggttcaccgtcactttctcctttgatcgatttgtggccatttgttgccagaagctgaaaacaaaatattgcaccaacaaAACTGCCACTgttgttctagcaacaacctgcattctgctctgtttaagaaATATCCCCATGTACTTTGTATATGAACCTAGATCAATAATCAACAATTTACCATGGGGCTGTTAtataaagccaagctattttactgagcctggatgggtgggatttgactggtttgataaagtTTTAACCCCATTgtccccatttgctttaattctgttgctcaacgctctgacagtcagacacattttagtggccagtcgagtccgtaagggactgaggggtcagagcaagggagagaatcacagtgacccagagatggagagcagaaggaagtctgtgattttactcttcaccatatccggcagcttcatacttctgtggttgataaATGTaatagaattcttatattataacattgcaggaagagatccCGGGTATTACAACAATTCCGAATATATATTTCAACAAGTAGGATTTATGctgttgaatttaagttgctgcacaaacacatttatttatggggccactcagtccaagttcagagagcaggtcaagagtgccgtgaaatatccagttacatcaattattcaattaataaataacctAAACAATTGA